The nucleotide sequence ATCCAGGTGAGCATCTCGTTCACCTGGCTCACCTCCCAGCTTTGCCGCGCAGTGCTCCTCTCCGACAGCAGCGAATCAGCCTCATCGAAGACGAGCATCGCTTCTTCGCACGCGGCCTGCGCGAATGCTCCGGCGATGGACTTCTCGGACTCGCCCACCCACATGGAGAGCAGGTCCGAAGCCCTTCTGCGGATCACCGGCATGCCCAGCTGCTCGGCGAGACCTCCGGCGAACGCGCTCTTACCGGTACCAGGAGGGCCGGACAGACAGAGCGAGAACCGCCTTGAGCCAGCCTGAGCCAGCCGTTCCGCCAATTCGCGCAGGTTCACGTCCGCACTGGCAAGGTCGGGGTCGAACCGGAAGTCCTCCACCGCCGAGGTGGAGCGGTCGCGTCCCGTGAGCACCTTGTTCATGCCACGGACGAGCATACGGACCTCATCCCAGCCCCCTCCAGCCAGATGGGCGGCCCTGGCAGCGTTGTCCGCGAGCGCCGGAGGGGAGTCGAATTCGCGGCCGAGCATCCGGACTTTATCCTCCGGGAGCTCGATGCGGTGCCTGGAGAGCACCCGGGTCCAGACGCGTTGGCGCACTTTGGGACCGGGCGATCTGACCTCGATGGCCATGCTCATGCGCCGGAGGATCGCCGCGTCGAAGCTGTCGATGTGGTTGCAGGTCCACAGGATGGGACGAGTGTTGGTTTCCAGCAGCCGGTGTACGAACACCCGGGAGAACCTCTCCTGGTGGGGGCTGCGGTCGAACACGTCCTCCATCTCGTCGAAAAGCACCAGGGCTTCGGGTTGGTTCGCCAGCAGCATCTGGGTCATGCGCATGTTCTGCAGCCGTTCCCGCCTGCAAGGCTCGCCGCCGGTGTCGTCGGATTCACCGACTGGATATATCGCCATGCCCAGATGCGCGGCCACAGTTTTGCAGAGTTCCGTCTTGCCCGTGCCGGGAGGCCCATACACGAGGATGTTCACCCCCGGCTCTCCGCTCTTCGCCGCGCCGGCCAGCAACTTGGCCAGCAGGTCGCATTGTTGACCCAAATGCTGGAAATCTTCCCAAGTCAGCTCCGCCGGAGCCGGAACGCCTAACAGCATCTCGCGCAAGTCATCAGGCTTCTTCAGGGGAGGTGCGATCGCCTTCAACAGGTTGTCGGACACCGTGAACACGTCCCGGAATTGCCTGAATCCGAATTCCACATCGAGCAGGCCTGTGGCCACCAGCCTGGACTTCTTCTGAAGGCGCCGCAACACCTCGTCCTGCCTCACGCCCAGGAACACGGCCACAACCCCCGGCCCACACTGTCTGCGCTCCGTGGCTGCGTCTACCAGCGCCTCCGCAGCGTCCTCGTTGCGGTAAGCCAGGGCCAACCCCAGAATCTCCATCTCAAGTTCATCCAGCCCGAAAAGCAACCCAACACGCTGGATATGCATCTCGGTGACTCCGGGGCGAGCGGCTTTTCTGCCAGTGACCCTGCGCTCAAAATACGCCTTAAGCCTTTCCCAGAGCTGCTTCATGGGCATTTCCATCTTGCTGGCGAGCATAGACTGGACTTGTGCGGGGACACGCAAGGCCTCCTGATGTTCTTCCACCCAGGAGATGATCTCCAGAGCAGTATGGTGGGTCCAGTTCATGCGTCTGATTAGATTCCAGACCATACGAAGCAGACGCTGCCGTTCGAACGAGTCAGACATGATCCCTCCTAAAAGATTCGCCGCAGGATCCCGGGCGCTCCTACCGGACCCTGGCGGGCAGCGCCTGACCCTGGGTATAAGCACGTATTGCCGGCGCCTGCTTCCATGGCGGCTTGCCCGCCTAATCCCACGCCTTGTTCCCGAACAGAATGGGCGCACCCTGACGCCCCCGCGACAGGACCTCCTCCACAAACATCCCCGCATTGTTGGCGGAGCCGGACTCCACCCAGGAGACCACCCGCGCTTTCCGGGCTGCCCGGTCTATCTCGTCGCCGTGCAGAGAGTGCCTGCCCAGAGCGGCCAGGAGCATGCCTTCACAAGTCTCCTGATCGCGGAGCTGCCGTTCCCATAGCCCGAGTTGTGCCTCTTCGGACGGCGGGAGGATTCTGACGCAATGATCCAACATAGGGATGCGCTCCCAGCCGCGGACTTTCCGTGTAAGAAGCAGCACAGGATCATGGGAGTCCTCCGCCGATGCGAGGAGTTCCGCCACGGCCTTGGGAAGCTCCGTCCCATCCTGGTCCGCCGGGTTGAGCCGGTCCGTCTCATCGATGAGGACAACTGCTCCACGCACTCCCGTCTGTCTGCGGAAGATGAAATGCCTGGGCACGAGTTCCTCGTGAGTGAATGGGTCCAGGAGTTCCTTGTCCCCGGGGCCCTCCAATGCCTCCTCCATCGTGAACTCGCGTGAGGCGAGCCCTGCTCTAGCCAGGACAGCCCTCGTAGCGCCCAACCCTGTCTCCAGACAGCGACATGCCACCATCACGAGAAGCCGTTGCTGTTTTACCGAGGCGTCAGCGATGCACGAAGCTAAGTGCTTCAGCCGTATACTGTCCGCGGGCCGCAACGGAAGGCTATCCAAGTTATCCTCCGGCACCACTACGCAGCCGAATTCGTACTTCTCAAAGAGGCTACGCGCCTGGTGGTCGCACGCATCAACGAGACCCTGACGTGCGAGGCAGGGTTCCCCGCCCCCCCCGGCATGAAGGCCCCTGTCCAGGGCCATCAGCAGGGAGTTTTTGATAAGGCCCCCGCTGAACACGTAGCGGTGGGCCAGCTCATTCAGATCCACATCCGGGTCGAGGGCACAGCCCGAAGGGATCAGCTTCTCCCATATCCGCAGTCTCATGGCCTCGTCAGGCAGATCGAATGGCACCTTGAGGGCAATGCGCCTGTCCAGGGCTGGGTCGAGCCGCATCTTCTGGTTGGTGGCCAGGATCGTCAGACACTTGGAGCGTTCCAGCTCGATCAGCAGCGCACGGCTCGCCCGGGTGCCCTCCTCAAAATAGTCGTCGCATTCGTCAATGAACACGATACCTCCGAGGAGCCGAGCTTCCCTGAAAACCCTCTCCACTAGGCCGGCGTACCCGCCTTCGGTGTCCAAGTTGGGCGAGCCCATACTTACCAAAGGGGCCTTGAGGGCTGCGGAAACGGCATGGGCGAGCATCGTCTTCCCGGTGCCGGACGGCCCGTGAAAGAGCATGGCCAGGCCGTCGCCGTAGCCAATTGACTCCGAGACGGAACGCCCCAACTCAGAGCCCATCCGGGCCTTGAAACCCCTCGCCACTGCGATGACGTCCTCCAGCACTTTCGGGGGGAGAACGATGCGCTCCTGATCCACAGCGGGCGACAGCACTTCGATCCCCTGGAAATCGGCGTCGTACACCGTTGCGTCCCCCAGGATGAAGTTGACGATGCGAGGATGCAGCCTGATCCGCTGGTCAATGAGTTGCCCCTGCTCTAGCCCGAAGGAGCGGTCGTGCAGCAGATTGTACTTCATCAGGATGGAATCTCTGCCGAAGTACCTTCTATTGCGGAGTTGCTCGGCAAAACCCGCGGAGAGGGCCTCAAGCACAGTTCCAGCCGTCAGCTCGGGCCTGTGCTCGTCCCCGATCAGCCGCAGCTTCATCATCATCCTCCTGGTCCGAAGGGAGGTGTTCATGAAGAATAGCAGGAGAACGATTCGCCGCTCGAAACAGTCCAGACCATGCGTCAGCGACAGTCGTTCGAAGTGGAATTCCTCACCGCCAGCCAGTGAGATCCGGACCCGCCCGGCGATGGTCTCATCCAGCTGCGACGCCAAGGCGTTCAGATAGTCCAGATCGAAGCTATAGAGCCGCTCAAAGGCGTCTTCCACCCCCGTTGTGGTTACTTGGGCCACCTTCTCATGATCGTATCGGCCCATCCGGCGCGAGGCAGCGTGCATCAGCACCGCGACTAACAGTTCCATGGTCTGCAGGTAATCCAAGTTGTCGATGAACGCCCTTTTCCCCAGCACTTCCATTTCCCTCAACCGGGTAGCGATATTCGTAACTTTCATGGCCATGTGCCTCACCTGCCGCCGTGTCCGCCGCGCCTGCGCGGGGTTTCAACAATGTCAGCCAGCCCGTATTCGATGGCCTCCTCGGCGGAGACCCAGATGTCGACTTCCTTGAGCAGGGTTTCCTCGGCCTGCTCCCTCGTCCGCATTTTCGAGTAGCGGAGGTAGTGGTCGAGGATGCGCTCATGCGTCAGGTCTTCGCCCTTGCGCCCGGCGATGAGTTCACCGTGGCTGCCCATCCTGATCCCCTGGAAACGATGGGAGAGGATCGAGGTGCGCGGCGTGAGGACCCTCCTGCCGGGTTCGCCGGCCATGAAGACCATGAGCCCCATCGACGCGAGCATGCCGAGCCCCGTGGTGTAGATCGGGATCCGAGACCACTCCATCACGTCGATGATGGCGAACCCTGCGCTCACCTCTCCTCCATGCGAGTTGATGATGAGCTGCATGTGGTCGATCTCTCCAGAGACATTGCATTCGATGATGCGCTCGCACACACTCTGTGACGTCCCCGAATCGATCCCTCCCGTCAAAAACACAATCCCGTAATCGCTCAATCCCTTGCCGGAGCCGTTCTTGTCTCTCACGA is from Fundidesulfovibrio soli and encodes:
- a CDS encoding AAA family ATPase, which gives rise to MAMKVTNIATRLREMEVLGKRAFIDNLDYLQTMELLVAVLMHAASRRMGRYDHEKVAQVTTTGVEDAFERLYSFDLDYLNALASQLDETIAGRVRISLAGGEEFHFERLSLTHGLDCFERRIVLLLFFMNTSLRTRRMMMKLRLIGDEHRPELTAGTVLEALSAGFAEQLRNRRYFGRDSILMKYNLLHDRSFGLEQGQLIDQRIRLHPRIVNFILGDATVYDADFQGIEVLSPAVDQERIVLPPKVLEDVIAVARGFKARMGSELGRSVSESIGYGDGLAMLFHGPSGTGKTMLAHAVSAALKAPLVSMGSPNLDTEGGYAGLVERVFREARLLGGIVFIDECDDYFEEGTRASRALLIELERSKCLTILATNQKMRLDPALDRRIALKVPFDLPDEAMRLRIWEKLIPSGCALDPDVDLNELAHRYVFSGGLIKNSLLMALDRGLHAGGGGEPCLARQGLVDACDHQARSLFEKYEFGCVVVPEDNLDSLPLRPADSIRLKHLASCIADASVKQQRLLVMVACRCLETGLGATRAVLARAGLASREFTMEEALEGPGDKELLDPFTHEELVPRHFIFRRQTGVRGAVVLIDETDRLNPADQDGTELPKAVAELLASAEDSHDPVLLLTRKVRGWERIPMLDHCVRILPPSEEAQLGLWERQLRDQETCEGMLLAALGRHSLHGDEIDRAARKARVVSWVESGSANNAGMFVEEVLSRGRQGAPILFGNKAWD
- a CDS encoding ATP-dependent Clp protease proteolytic subunit, with the translated sequence MRDKNGSGKGLSDYGIVFLTGGIDSGTSQSVCERIIECNVSGEIDHMQLIINSHGGEVSAGFAIIDVMEWSRIPIYTTGLGMLASMGLMVFMAGEPGRRVLTPRTSILSHRFQGIRMGSHGELIAGRKGEDLTHERILDHYLRYSKMRTREQAEETLLKEVDIWVSAEEAIEYGLADIVETPRRRGGHGGR
- a CDS encoding AAA family ATPase produces the protein MSDSFERQRLLRMVWNLIRRMNWTHHTALEIISWVEEHQEALRVPAQVQSMLASKMEMPMKQLWERLKAYFERRVTGRKAARPGVTEMHIQRVGLLFGLDELEMEILGLALAYRNEDAAEALVDAATERRQCGPGVVAVFLGVRQDEVLRRLQKKSRLVATGLLDVEFGFRQFRDVFTVSDNLLKAIAPPLKKPDDLREMLLGVPAPAELTWEDFQHLGQQCDLLAKLLAGAAKSGEPGVNILVYGPPGTGKTELCKTVAAHLGMAIYPVGESDDTGGEPCRRERLQNMRMTQMLLANQPEALVLFDEMEDVFDRSPHQERFSRVFVHRLLETNTRPILWTCNHIDSFDAAILRRMSMAIEVRSPGPKVRQRVWTRVLSRHRIELPEDKVRMLGREFDSPPALADNAARAAHLAGGGWDEVRMLVRGMNKVLTGRDRSTSAVEDFRFDPDLASADVNLRELAERLAQAGSRRFSLCLSGPPGTGKSAFAGGLAEQLGMPVIRRRASDLLSMWVGESEKSIAGAFAQAACEEAMLVFDEADSLLSERSTARQSWEVSQVNEMLTWMESHPLPFVCTTNLMDRLDQASLRRFVFKVEFSYLPVERLPQAFSRFFGLDAPAGSLGGFDRLTPGDFALVARKAAILGKGSDPAWHVEMLGKEMLAKPGGKGKAMGF